In Populus nigra chromosome 1, ddPopNigr1.1, whole genome shotgun sequence, one genomic interval encodes:
- the LOC133678660 gene encoding COP1-interactive protein 1-like, with protein MTKKKHHFQESLKSLFGSHIDPEKDEQLKETKTEIDDKVKRILKLIKEEDLEEQDGLSEENSKKEPLIELIEDLQKQYHSLYGQYDHLKGELREKVHGKHGKDTSSSSSSDSESDDSSKHKGNKNGRLESEYQKIIDGMKQKLEATNLELAELKSKLTATGEEKDALKLEHQTGLIKIQEEEEIIRNLKLEVERSDTDKAQLLVENGELKQKLDAGGMIEAELNQRLEELNKVKDTLILEKGAATRSIEESEKIAEALRLEYETALIKKQEAEEIIRNLKLEVERSDADKAQLLIENGELKQKLDTAGMIEAELYKKVEELNKEKDSLILEKEAAMQSNEESEKITEDLRTLTDWLQEEKSATGQELEALKAELSITKQQLESAEQQVADFIHNLKVTKEENDSLTLKLSEISNDMVQAQNTIDGLIGESGQLKEKLDSREREYLSLAEMHEIHGNKSSDRIKELEVQLSGLELELKSSQAQNRDLEVQIESKMAEAKQLGEQNHGLEARILELEMMSKERGDELSALTKKLEENQNESSRTEILTEQVNTMLADLESIRAQKEELEEQMVIRGNETSIHVEGLMDQVNVLEQQLEFLHSHKAELGVQLEKKTLEISDYLIQIENLKEEMVSKTADQQRFLAEKESSTAQINDLELEVEALCNQNTELGEQISTEIKERELLGEEMVRLQEKILELEKTRAERDLEFSSLQERQTTGENEASAQIMALTGQVSNLQQGLDSLRTEKNQTQSQFEKEREEFSEKLTELENQKSEFMSQIAEQQRVLDEQEEARKKLNEEHKQVEGWFQECKVSLEVAERKIEDMAKEFQKNAGSKDQMVEQLEEMIEDLKRDLEVKGDEINTLVENVRNIEVKLRLSNQKLRITEQLLTENEESLRKAEERYQQEKRVLKERAALLSGIITANNEAYHRMVADISQKVNSSLLGLDAMTMKFEEDCNRYENCILVVSKEIRIAKNWFMETNNEKEKLRKEVGDLVVQLQDAKERESALKEKVEQLEVKLRMEGAEKENLTKAVNHLEKKAAALENMLKEKDEGISDLGEEKREAIRQLCLWIEYHRSRHDYLREMLSKMPMRSQRAS; from the exons ATGACAAAGAAGAAGCACCATTTCCAAGAATCATTAAAATCCCTCTTTGGAAGTCACATTGATCCGGAGAAAGATGAACAgctaaaagaaactaaaacag AAATTGATGACAAGGTGAAAAGGATCTTGAAGCTTATCAAGGAGGAAGATCTTGAAGAACAAGATGGTCTCTCAGAAGAAAACTCCAAAAAAGAGCCTCTTATCGAGTTAATTGAGGATTTACAGAAACAGTACCATTCGCTCTATGGACAATATGATCACCTGAAAGGAGAGCTGAGAGAGAAAGTTCATGGCAAACATGGAAAAGATACCTCTTCTTCATCCAGCTCAGACTCAGAATCTGATGATTCTTCTAAGCACAAAGGCAATAAAAATGGTCGTTTGGAAAGCGAATACCAAAAGATAATAGATGGCATGAAGCAAAAACTTGAAGCTACGAATCTAGAACTTGCTGAACTGAAGAGTAAGTTGACAGCTACAGGTGAAGAGAAGGATGCTTTGAAGTTGGAACATCAAACTGGTTTGATCAAGAtacaagaagaagaggagatcATCAGAAATTTGAAGCTTGAAGTTGAAAGATCAGACACTGATAAAGCACAACTCTTGGTTGAGAATGGAGAACTGAAGCAAAAACTAGATGCAGGTGGCATGATAGAAGCTGAACTGAATCAAAGATTGGAAGAACTGAACAAAGTGAAAGATACACTGATTTTGGAGAAAGGGGCTGCCACGAGAAGCATTGAAGAGAGTGAGAAGATTGCAGAAGCTTTGAGGTTGGAATATGAAACAGCTTTGATCAAGAAACAAGAAGCAGAGGAGATCATCAGAAATTTGAAGCTTGAAGTTGAAAGGTCAGACGCTGATAAGGCACAACTGTTGATTGAGAATGGAGAACTGAAGCAAAAACTAGATACTGCTGGCATGATAGAAGCTGAACTGTATAAAAAAGTGGAAGAActgaacaaagaaaaagatagcTTGATTTTGGAGAAAGAGGCCGCCATGCAAAGCAATGAAGAGAGTGAGAAGATCACAGAAGACTTAAGAACCTTAACTGACTGGCTGCAGGAGGAAAAATCTGCCACAGGGCAAGAACTAGAAGCTCTTAAAGCAGAACTTTCAATCACAAAGCAGCAGCTGGAATCTGCAGAACAGCAAGTTGCAGATTTTATCCATAATCTGAAAGTAACCAAGGAAGAGAATGACTCTCTTACCTTGAAATTATCTGAAATCTCAAATGATATGGTGCAGGCACAAAATACAATTGATGGACTCATAGGTGAATCGGGTCAATTAAAGGAGAAATTGGATAGCAGGGAAAGGGAGTATTTGTCTCTTGCAGAGATGCACGAGATACATGGAAACAAATCATCAGATCGGATAAAGGAATTGGAAGTACAACTAAGTGGTCTGGAACTAGAGCTGAAATCATCGCAAGCCCAGAATAGAGATCTTGAGGTGCAGATTGAGAGCAAAATGGCTGAAGCAAAGCAACTGGGAGAACAGAATCATGGATTAGAAGCCCGGATTTTGGAACTTGAAATGATGTcaaaagagagaggagatgaACTTTCTGCTCTCACAAAGAAACTTGAGGAAAATCAGAACGAATCATCTAGAACAGAGATTTTGACAGAGCAGGTCAATACTATGTTAGCAGACTTGGAATCCATACGTGCCCAGAAAGAAGAATTGGAGGAACAGATGGTAATTAGAGGTAATGAAACATCGATTCATGTTGAGGGGCTTATGGATCAGGTCAACGTGTTAGAACAGCAACTGGAGTTCCTACACAGCCACAAAGCTGAACTGGGAGTGCAACTCGAGAAAAAAACTCTGGAAATTTCAGACTATCTTATTCAAATAGAAAATCTGAAAGAGGAGATGGTGAGCAAGACTGCAGATCAGCAGAGATTCCTGGCGGAAAAAGAAAGTAGTACAGCACAAATCAATGATCTGGAACTAGAGGTGGAGGCTCTATGCAACCAAAACACTGAGCTTGGTGAGCAAATAAGTACTGAAATCAAGGAGAGGGAACTATTGGGAGAGGAAATGGTTCGGTTACAGGAAAAGATCCTTGAACTAGAAAAGACACGGGCAGAGAGAGATCTCGAGTTCTCTTCTCTCCAGGAGAGACAAACAACTGGAGAGAATGAAGCTTCTGCTCAGATAATGGCTTTAACAGGACAGGTCAGCAATCTGCAACAGGGATTGGATTCTTTGCGGACTGAGAAAAACCAAACGCAATCACAgtttgagaaagagagagaagaatttTCAGAAAAGCTAACCGAATTGGAAAATCAGAAATCCGAGTTCATGAGTCAGATTGCAGAGCAGCAGAGAGTGCTGGATGAACAGGAGGAGGCACGCAAAAAGCTAAATGAGGAGCATAAGCAAGTTGAAGGTTGGTTTCAGGAGTGCAAGGTGAGTCTCGAAGTAGCAGAAAGGAAAATTGAAGACATGGCAAAAGAATTCCAAAAGAATGCGGGTTCTAAAGATCAGATGGTAGAGCAGTTGGAAGAAATGATCGAGGACCTGAAGCGAGATCTCGAAGTAAAAGGAGATGAAATTAACACCTTGGTTGAGAACGTCCGAAATATAGAAGTTAAGCTCCGGCTATCAAACCAGAAGCTCCGCATCACAGAACAATTACTAACAGAGAATGAGGAGAGCCTTAGAAAAGCAGAAGAGAGGTATCAACAAGAGAAGAGAGTGCTCAAAGAAAGGGCTGCTTTATTGTCTGGGATAATCACTGCAAATAACGAAGCTTATCACAGGATGGTTGCAGATATCTCGCAAAAAGTGAACAGTTCTTTGTTAGGACTGGATGCTATGACCATGAAATTCGAAGAAGATTGTAACAGGTATGAGAACTGTATTTTGGTAGTGTCAAAGGAGATCCGGATTGCAAAGAATTGGTTCATGGAGACAaataatgaaaaggaaaaattgaGAAAGGAAGTGGGTGATTTAGTTGTGCAGCTACAAGATGCAAAAGAACGTGAATCGGCATTGAAGGAGAAGGTTGAGCAATTAGAGGTCAAGTTGAGGATGGAAGGGGCGGAGAAGGAGAATTTGACCAAAGCTGTAAACCACCTGGAGAAAAAGGCGGCAGCGCTGGAGAACATGTTGAAAGAGAAGGATGAGGGGATATCAGACCTCGGCGAAGAGAAGAGGGAAGCCATAAGGCAGCTATGCTTATGGATTGAATATCACCGAAGTCGCCATGATTATCTCAGGGAAATGCTCTCAAAGATGCCCATGAGAAGCCAGAGGGCATCTTAG